The genomic region taTTGGTGTTGTTGAATTTGTTCTAATAttatcttcttcttcctctatcTGAAAATTAGAGGGTAAAACTAAATTATCATTTGTATTTGTTAtagcattatttttaaaatatagtctatctCCAGATGACATATATTCTTTAGTACTTACTGGTTTTGAAATACTAGCACCACTTATTCTATCAATCatccaatcttttggtattgacaGATCTTTTAGATGTAGTAATATTTCTGTAGTAAATTTATTGGGTTCAAATAactcaattattttattattaatttctttaatttctacTTCTGCCGTGTTGGTATATTCATTAATAGCAGTCCAACTTATTGCCAGATCGTCTGCTAAATCACTAATTTCAGAGTTTTTTGTCTGAATTCTTAAACATAAACACTCTTCTATTAGAGGATCTGTAATGGATATAAAATAGTTTGGTTTAACTTTAAATCCTATTACACCAGTGTGCAAATTAGACTGAATACCACCAATAGGTGCTTTTATCGGGTTTTCAAATCTTTTATCTAATAGAACTGCTATGATAGGTATATCATGTCCTTTTTTAAATAAAGCTCTAATTATTATCATAATTATACCTAAATGTATATATCTAACTTAAGGGTATTTCTTTTTAATCCTCTTAATTTTTTCTTTAGTAAATAATGGAATTTCTGTTAATCCACTTCTAGTATCCTTAGCGACTGTGTtgctactaattttttttatgtgtCTTTGACTCCATATTTTAAACttagatattttatatatttcttctttagaaatatgatttttatttattttttctatcaTTTCATCAGAAAAGTCTTTTTCTTCTCCAATCAAATTTCCTAATTTTATATCTTGTTGTTCAGACTTAGGAATTTCTTCTAATTCATTTTTAGAACCACTTCCTacattaaacataaatatatattcctCTTCATCTGAATCAGAATCTGTTTCTGATATTAACTCATATAATATTTCTTCAGGATTTATTTCCTCTTCATaataaatttctaaatttagttcTTCAAGacttttaatcattttttttagCACTTTTTCCTTTATTAGGACAGTTTGGTGCTATATGACCTTCTTCATCACATATAAAACATTTGCATATTTGTTTTTAGATTTTTAGAAGTTTTCTtctaacaaatttttcttttcttattattACCAGTATATCTTTTATTTCCTAGTTTCCatctaataaatttatattttctatttttctttctatgttttttaTAAGTATTAGGACGTATTGTTTTACATCCAAATTCCCAttcattttctagaatttttgtacaAAGGACtataacttaatttattttttacttgtttAGCGACTTTAGTCTATAAACAATATAAAGTTATTCTTTCTTTCATAAAATTAATCATATTTCCTATAGAATCTATATTTTCTTTTGCTATGCCTGTTTCTTTACTATATTTATCTAAATAGGACGTATATTTTTTATACATATCTCGTCCCATGGTGGGGTAGTTTATGAAAATATTGGTTTTTCcaaaattctatattttcatttttaactttTGATATTCATGAAGAAAGTTTTAGAAAATTCTTCTAGATATCTAATAtcgaataatttaatttttgacaaAGTATAACTGGCTATACTATCTTGatcttttttatcaaaataaccacaaaattcTATTCTGAGAATATTTGTTAATCCTTTTAAAAGATCTTTAGGAGTACCTATTTGATTAATTAGTTGTCCTTTTTGGACTTTTCCTACTTCTGATTCTTCCCAACGtcttaaaaattgtaaaacataaaattttagaagataattttagtgaagaaccaTTAAAATTATGGCAAAATAGTCCAAGATAttgtgaaataaaattaaaaatcctaataaaattattagaattAAATCTATGATCTATACTAAACAAGATATAGATGAATTTGATATACAAATCAATGAATTATTAGAAAAAGGATTAATAGAAAAAACTAATAGTCCACACTCAAGTTCAGCTTTTATGATAAGAAATCATGCagaaataaaaagggggaaaaGTTAGGATGGTAATAATTATAAAAGACTAAACCAAAATACTATTTTTGATGGATACTTACTTTATACCAAGAAAAGATGTTTTGATTAATCAAGCTAAACAagcaaaatattttagtaaatttgattgtAAATCAGGATTTTGGCAAATAATGCTAACTGATGAATCTAAACCATTAACAGCTTTTAGTGCACCTAATGGTTATTATCAATGGAGAGTAATGCCATTCGGGTTATGTAATGCACCTCAAATCTTCCAAAGATGGATggattctatatttaataaatataaaaatttttgtGTAGTTtattagatgatattttaatattttcagaaacactagaaaaatatagaaaatatttaaatattatcttTCAAGAATTCATAAAACATGGAATTATTCTGAGCcctaagaaaatagaattagaaaaAACAGAAATAGAATTCTTAGGATTAAATTTATCTGCTGATGGTCTTAAACTACAAAATCatattatagtaaaaataaaagaatttgctGAAAAAATTAAAGATCAAAAACAACTTCAACTATTTTTAAGAATAGTTAATTATGGAAGTAACTTCTTTCCTAacttatctaacaaaataggtgacttatatgaaaaattaaaaaaaaataaaacttttaattgATCTAAAAGAGACTcggaaattattaaaaatatataaactatttGCAACTTGTTCAAACTTGTGGATTTCATCATGTAACACCAATCCAAATGAACCGACCATCGTAACATCTGAATCACGTGTCACTATACCAAACAGCTTGCAGTTCTTAATTGGTATGATTCTTTCTGGATGGGGTTAACTTCCATCCCTTTTAACTAACATTAAAATGACAAAACAGCTGTGAAAACGAACCACAAAACATACCCTTGTCTTTGTATCACATGTAAGAGACGGCAGTGGCTGTTTCTGCATGTGTTTTGATCTTTCATAAATTCCAAATCATGGCCTTACGTTGTCATCGAAACAACCCTCACCCTTCATTGCAAAACTACTATTAACTTTAGTTTTGATGTTATTCATCTTGGATTCGGCCAGCTACTCAAACTCTTGTATTAAAAATCATTTACGCCCTTTAACTTTTCACTGAATTACAATGAATTAATTACCATAACAATGGATTCAGGAGCATAAtcattaatttatttgtttttcaTACATTAAAGGATTTTTGACCTTTCCAAAAGGTAGGCAAATGCAATATGTGAAAGAGATTGACATATGAAAGCTAAACGACAAGCAGTCAACGACCCAACGATACCGTGCGATGATCGCCCGATTACTAAGGGCGGGGGCGGCTCTTATATCTTTTATATGCACGACATTGATCCTACGGTTCACCTGCAAACCTTAGCTACTActctttcatttcatttcatttccttttttttttatttggatttttttccccatttatttttgttttgcttAACATGTCATTCAGAAAATTGGGGGAAAAAACGACTTGGAAAGTGAGGTAAAAAGCAAAAGCTAGATTCTGGGAATCAATCATTGTTCCTATACTTGAAGTGGGTAAGCATCGATTTATCTTGTTTTAGTTCATAATTGATACTGCTTATTGTAGAATAGAATTTTTTTTGGGTTGATTcttttgtttgtggaaatgatttaTACTCCACTTTAGGGGTTGATTTGTTTCATTGGAATCACCATCACCAGTTTGATTGTTTAGCTTTTAAATAGGTCAATCATTTAGGTATGAAAAGTAGTGAGGATGGGAAATTTGTTGATCCAAATGATTGGTTTAGGAAATTAATCATTTGATTAACAAATTTTTCATCTTCACTGTTTCCTGCTAATAAGATTAGGCCAGGAAATGTTGTTCTGTCGATTgtcttgctttttttttttttttcaagtatcACATTCAAGTGTCTAGATTATGTTATGTTTGCAGATCATCAATCTGCTGAGCTTATGTCAAATTCTGCATCCATGGATCACGGAGGGTTCTTGATGGGAAGTTCAttctcagtttttttttttttttttagtgttttcaggttgtGATTAGGTCATCTACAACACAAGAATTTGACTTTGTTCTGATGTGATCATTAGCAATCTTTTGATCTGCAACAGGATTTTGTTGAATTTCCTTATGATGTTTCTTTGCAGGTATTATTACTTAATCTCGACAGCAATAGGCCAATGCAAAGCCGAATTTTTCATACGGGGAACATGGATGATACTACATCAGAAGCTACCAGTCCCTATTCAGCCTCAAGGATGGACAGTTCGTCGATGTATAATCAATCTAACAGTACTTATCAGTTTCATTCTCAGCAGCAAATGACACATTCTCAAGCAACCCAAGACAGGTTTCTTCAAGGAGAAGCTTCGCAACAGCCGAGACCAGGATGTCTTAAAGATAAAATGAGTGAAGATGAGAGAAAAGCACGCAAAAGGCAGGCTGATAAGAAGCATCGGCGAAAGAAAAAGGTAATGGAGGGATTAGGGATGGGATAGAATTATAAACTGAAGTACTGAATTAGTATGAAAAGAAATACTCTTCTGTTATTTAACTTTGGCTTTCATTTGTGCAGGCTAAATTTGACGAAATGACTTCCCAGAACCAACACTTGCAAGACAAAAACAGAGAGTTGAGTACTGAGAACAGACAATTAAAAGAGGAAAAGGAATCGTTGATTAATAAGAACACACAACTAGAAGAGCAGATCAGAGGACTGCAAGGCAAGGGACAACTTCCAGTGGAAGTTATGCAGGGACACAGTTATATTTCCCACCCAGCTAGCCAGATTGATCAAAATGTTCATGTCCAGGTAGCAACTGTGTTGGCTTAAGATACCTGTACTGATTAAAACCACATTGATCATACCAATTACTCCTCACTAATATTATATCCTTTGTCTTAACTTGCAGGATCACTATGAAATGGAGGTTACTAATGATGACCATGTTTACAATGTATGATCAATTCTATAAATCTTGACTAATTACTGTAAAATCTTTGAAGGGGAACATTGATTTCAATCTCATTTACCTGCCTGTTTCTTCTAATTTACAGAACAACGGTTGTCCGGATAACTGCCACAATGCAGGAGCTGTTGATGCGGTATAGCAATTCTTTCAACAATGTCTTTAACTACATTTGACTTGTGATATCTTCACAAGTTACTATTGTCTAGAAACCCTTTAGCGCAGTATAGATTGTCCTAAATTACATGTCATTCAATAATTACTTTGACTTACTGATACTATAGTTTTTTTTCCCAGCTCGATGGTTTTGGTTTAGATGAGTTACTACATTTATTGCGTACTGACGCTGACGATGAGATGACTAAAAATGGAAGAATTGCTCTGAATGAGCCCACTATTGAACATCCAGAGAGTTCTCAGAGTGGTTTGTGTCCTTCTAAAGTGGCTAAGATCAAGTTGCATAAGTTCCTAACAGACCTTCATGCAGAAGTTCCGAGCAACGTAGACCCCTTGGACTTCAGAGGCTTAGAGGGGGAGCAGAAAAGATTCGGGAGATTCAGTTTCCCATCGTCTCTCATTCCAACTGTTGAGAGAATAAAAAATGCTCATGGCGACATTTCTGCAACATGTCTAATAAGTCCCAGTGTTTCCGGAAcaagctatgttttattttgtgCCGTGATCAGAGATATGGAACATCTACGGCTTGATCAAGTTACCGAGGACATAATGGTGAAGTGGAGAGATGTCATCAAGGATGCTTTAGGCCTTGGTTTCAATGTGGCATTTGCCATGGAGCATTTGAAGAAAGTTGCCTGTGCTTTCTTTGGTCAATCAGGGTGCAAATTGCTCAATGACATTGATTCAAAGATCTCAACATTAGAGGATGAGGTGAATTACTGGAAGAAGAAACGCGCTGAGATATACAAGGAGTCCAAGATGAGTATCGATGCTGTAGATAATTTCATCGGAGTACCTATCAGCACAGGTTTATTTCCTCAGTCGTCTTCTGATAGAATTATGCATGGCTGAAATCGATACTGTACAGAAATATTGGTGGTATAGGATACATTGATTAGAATTAGATTTTTTAACCTTTAAATAGATGTAGTTGAAAATCAAGTCGAAACTTCTCTTATATCATTCAATTTTCAACATTAGTTAATTTTTTCTCCTTTGTCTGTAGTTTTTTTTCCGAAAaggttttcatattttatttttctttcttattgctTTCGTTCTATATTACCATTTTTAACAGATACCATTCTTAACAATCACAACAGCAAAGTACCACCACATGAAACTAGCTTACCATTTTTTTACCTGATATCTTACCCCTCCAAATGATTCACACAATCTTTCTGTACGGTAATTGTTATTTGTTGAAATTAGACTCGCCATTCTTAGGATTTTTCCACCCAAAGTATCCTGTACCACCATTTAAACCTCTGCTGTTTACATCTTTGTAATTTCTATGTTTATAGTAGATTTTTCTCTCGTACATGAATGTAGAAGGCAAATGATGTTAAATATTTCCTCCTGGGTGTATCATCTATACATTGATTACTTTTTCAAATACAAATTGTAAACATAGGGGACATGATTCTtcaaatatgtgattttgtttttGAAGATTCAAATATATGatctttaaataataataataacaaagatATCCATTAAGAGATATGTATAATGGGATTGTGCACTCATAATTTCTTAACGTGGGAAACACAGATAGAAACTAATGAAACAGCGTATGCTTTTGCACTTTCCAGACAACTTGCATCTTATCTAGCGAATTGTCGACTTTAAGACAGTGTGTAAACAAATGAACAGTGATCAAGCAACAAGACAGACGATCCTGGTCAAACAATAGACAAGTCAGTCAGACAGGCGATCGAGTGAGCTTGGAATTTTATCGGGCGATTGGACAATTTTCGAACGATAATCTTAAGGAAAGATCCCGCTTCAAGACTCAGAAACATCATTGGTCTAAATCGAGCAAATTATGCGTCTGGTAGACATGGAGGGTGATTCATCAGATGGGTCCAGTTCATTTTTGCTTTACAGAAACAAGAAGATCAATGGATGGAGCTGATTGAAATGTCTTCAATAAATGGTGGACTCACTGAATCTCAAACAGATCAAGACCTGTTGAATCAAGTAGAAACACCCAAAGGTGGAAATCCTAAGACAAAAGTGATTACAGGTATAGGAAAATGCGCAACGTAAACAAATATTAATTTCTTCACGAATTTGTCAAAATTTATAATAACACTAAAAATAGCTTTAAGGTAAAATGCTAAACCACCAGAGCCACCTAAACAAGATGTCATCCATTTGCGAGCAAGAAGAGTTCAAGCCACTGATCATCACAGTGTAGTCCTAAAATCATTACGAATCTTGTGATGAAAAAAATCTAAATTATGGACAAAATTCATAAACTCTGACATAGTTGATGGATTTATATATGTTTCCACTGTTGTAGTCAATCTAAGGGGACTATGTGAGATGACCAGATCGGCGTTGTTAGGTCTAAAGAAGTGATGAATTGTCTGATGCTAGTAGGAGGTCTTCTTTATGGTTAAACGATGAGAGCTAAATAACACTGTCAACGACCGGGCGATAACGAGCGACTATCTCGCCAACgaaagaaaatgaaatgatgataataataatagtagtaatactTTTCTTAAagctaataataatataataatatagtaaTACTTTTTTTGAAGCTAAAAACCATAGGTTTTTTCCTCACAGTGCGATTGAAGGGTGAAGGGCGATGTTT from Gossypium arboreum isolate Shixiya-1 chromosome 1, ASM2569848v2, whole genome shotgun sequence harbors:
- the LOC108480807 gene encoding uncharacterized protein LOC108480807, with protein sequence MQSRIFHTGNMDDTTSEATSPYSASRMDSSSMYNQSNSTYQFHSQQQMTHSQATQDRFLQGEASQQPRPGCLKDKMSEDERKARKRQADKKHRRKKKAKFDEMTSQNQHLQDKNRELSTENRQLKEEKESLINKNTQLEEQIRGLQGKGQLPVEVMQGHSYISHPASQIDQNVHVQDHYEMEVTNDDHVYNNNGCPDNCHNAGAVDALDGFGLDELLHLLRTDADDEMTKNGRIALNEPTIEHPESSQSGLCPSKVAKIKLHKFLTDLHAEVPSNVDPLDFRGLEGEQKRFGRFSFPSSLIPTVERIKNAHGDISATCLISPSVSGTSYVLFCAVIRDMEHLRLDQVTEDIMVKWRDVIKDALGLGFNVAFAMEHLKKVACAFFGQSGCKLLNDIDSKISTLEDEVNYWKKKRAEIYKESKMSIDAVDNFIGVPISTGLFPQSSSDRIMHG